TGAATCGTACTCATAAAATGCCAGCCCATATAGTGGATGGTCGGTATCGACTGAACGATGACAATGATGCCAATGGCCAGCAAAAACAGCACCGGGCTACTGGCACAGATGCCAGTAGCCACTTTGAAAACTCGGTCTGCTGCTTTGGAGGCGCTAGAAACACGACGCATATATTGATGCCTCCATCGTCTACAAATTTATCGCGGAATTACTGTCCTGCTTTAATCGAATCAATTTGTGCTTGACTGAGTGGCTCGACGTTGCTTGGAAGCGGCAGGAAGTTCACCGGCGTCAAGTACTGCGAGCTGTTGCCCTTGCTTGGGTCAATCGCCCAGTTCAAGAAGTTCTTCAACGCCGTCGCTTTGTCCGCACTCGGCTGTGTTTGTTTGACAATCAGGTACTCGAAGTTGATGATGGGGTAAGAGTTTGCACCAGGCTCGTCAATCAGCGAGATGCGCTCGTCCTTCGGCACATTTTGTGCGCCTGCGGTCGCTGCCGCCTTGATATTGGCCGTGGTCGGGAGGACAAACTTGCCGTCCTTGTTCTCCAAGGATGCATAGCCCAAACCTTCCTGTGTGGCCTTGTTCAACCAGCTAATACCGACATAGCCGATGCTGTATTGGTTTTTCGACAGTGCGTCGACGACGCCGTCGTTGCCTTTCGCGCCAATTTCAGCGGAAATCGATGGCCATGAAACGGTTGTATTGTATCCTGGACCGTTTTTCCAATCGCTGTTCGCGTCCGTAAGGAACTGGGTGAAGAGGAACGTATCACCAGAGCTATCGGAACGCGTGACCGGGATGATTTCGTGATGAGGCAGGCTGACACCCGGGTTCAAAGCTGCAATCGCGCTGTCATCCCAATACTGAATCTTGCCTTCGTAAATCTTTGCGATGACGTCGCCACTGAGT
Above is a genomic segment from Alicyclobacillus acidoterrestris containing:
- the pstS gene encoding phosphate ABC transporter substrate-binding protein PstS, with the translated sequence MSLRSNKIFAGAAALATIVAVVGCGTDNSSTNNTANTASNTSAGSGNASTSGPVKLAESGSSLLYPLFNDQWVTAYQSVDSNVQLTAASTGSGTGISQAIAGTVDIGASDAYLADAQMQQSPGMLNIPVAVSAQQIMYNLPGIKDHLKLSGDVIAKIYEGKIQYWDDSAIAALNPGVSLPHHEIIPVTRSDSSGDTFLFTQFLTDANSDWKNGPGYNTTVSWPSISAEIGAKGNDGVVDALSKNQYSIGYVGISWLNKATQEGLGYASLENKDGKFVLPTTANIKAAATAGAQNVPKDERISLIDEPGANSYPIINFEYLIVKQTQPSADKATALKNFLNWAIDPSKGNSSQYLTPVNFLPLPSNVEPLSQAQIDSIKAGQ